Genomic segment of Citrus sinensis cultivar Valencia sweet orange chromosome 7, DVS_A1.0, whole genome shotgun sequence:
tATGTAACATGCATGTATAAacgaaaagaaattaagaaatagtATTGGATTTCCACTCATGTTATTCAAAATGGCACaagagtttaatttaattacacaaaaaattaaataatcaaatgacTATAATTTTAGGATTCTTTTTCCAGATTTGCTCGTTATAATGATGTTATTATCATTGCCATATGTCATAATGCATTCGTTCTTTTGATTCAAAAGGATATTTGTTACGAATAGgtatttttgtctttcttttctctcaatttattttctttgtgcATTTTTGTGCTAGATTTCGCTCCATTGGCATGCATGGTGTTGATATTGAGTGCTTGTGTCAAGCATTTAAGCgttaaaacatttataatttgaaggTTTTGTTAATACAAAATGGTAAATTGTGGAGTAAAATTAAGCCAGTCTGCATTAAGCATACTAAGTCATGGTGAGCATATAAATAAcctatttaactaaaaaaaatatcttaattagTTCTTCCTCTATATTCAATTAACTTTCAATCAATAAGATTACATCCCCACATGAAATTCTTTGGTTAATTTGATGAACAAGAACAAATTATTTGGTTTATATATATCGCCATGTGGATGCAgcattttttggttaattttgatGAACAAGTACGAATGACTGTATCTGCCTCGATCGATCAAGAAGGAAGGGTGAAAAATCTACGATCGGTCTCTGTCAAATCAACTTTGTACATACGTATATGAGTATAGTAGTggacaaagaagaaaaggacaaaggaatcaaacaaattaaaatgccATTGACGGATTCCAAACATCTAAAGGGGTTCATGTTCGTGTAATTAAGAGGAAGGATTAATGTCTTGTTGGGTTTTAAAAGATGGTAGAAATTTAGAGCGTTTGCTTCACCAACTTCCCCTCTAACCATCTCCCTCTTTGGTCAAACATATCACATCTATCTTCCATCCCATGTCGGCATCCTTCTGtgagtttaattattttctatcatcatctctttttattttttcctttctttttttggcttttttttaactttaattgtCGACAATTATATAGGGCGTTAAGTAATTTATGAATCTAAATACATGATGCACGATCAACAGCATCTATTAATATTCATGTTGTAGATCGGAGATGTGGAGATTATATAATTGTGTTTCCAATTATGTTGCATATAGAGGCACTTCTTACTGGGATGTTAACTCATCTTGAGCAGGTGTCACTTCAGCCATATAAAAGTTTAAGGATTTAACTCAAATAGCCATAGtcaaaaactaattttaattcacCATTAGTTAAGGGTTACGCTAAACTTAAGTACTTAGCTCAAGAGATATTCTCACATTTTGTGATATTATCTCTTTAGAATGTCCTCACATTTTAAAGTACAAATTTGAAGCAGATTAAACAATATAACCTAGCTACAATGTAgttctaaattatatttagaaaatgacTGTAagcgtatatatatatatccccATTATAGCTATACATTATACtaagttaaaataaagatgTATTGTATGTGTCTCTATCTTTTTGCCTCTCACATAGAAATTTTGCCCTATGAGAAATGCGTTTGGTCTAAATGCAAAATCATCAAGCACACGTGGAAAGAGGCTCTACGTTTTAACATTTAGCAGAGACGTCATTGGGAAATTAACGGAAACAGACAACAACAACGATCACATTACCTATATATATTACATCACACACTTTAATTAGAGGcccctattattatttattattcctACCACCTTTGTTGTTCCTGGCCACCTTGTTGGAGCAAATTATTATTCCCTCTCATGAACGCGTTGTAGCTTTAACATACACTAATTGGTAATTGATTTATGATCACAAATTACAAGCAATATTCGTATTAGTACATTTTATGCCAAATATTCTAAaactatatataaaaattaattaagagggTTTATGTTAtagaaaattttctctttatatgTCCACCAACTTAAGTAATTAGATCGATCTAATACGTAcaatacatacataattattcaatGTAGTTCTAAAATATGCCGACTAATTAATAGACATATGTTCATAGGATTGACAGTCCATCCGTCAACgtaccttttttctttttgttattagaTCAATATCATTCATGAAACTTTTTGGAAATTAACAGAAAAAGTAAACGAAGCCTGCGTGAAAGAACTGGTCATTTAGACTTGAATAAAGAATCTCTCCGTTTGCTTTGCTTATTACGGTGATGTGGAACGATGTGATTGGTGGGGGGACTACGGTTGCAAAGGAGCTAGCTGCTGGAAAGGAACGAAACCCTAGTTCTAGTTAAGTTGGGGGAACTAATTAAGCGGAGCTGGTTGTGCGGGCGATGGCCAGAATTATAAACAAACCGAATGAGTGAGGAGTGAGGAcccatgtgtgtgtgtgtgtgtgtgtgtgtgttgaaCGATGACCcatatgattaataaaataaaaatatgccTATcagaatattaatattaataataataataatattaatattaataaaaaacaatatgaGCAGCCATGCAATGAGTGACGAGACATTTATTGCGTGCATGGAATGGGTTCTTCTGACCACCGACGACGTGCCACCTGTTCCTTGATGctgacttttatttttagtttgtaCGTGTACTATTTATCTTAAGGAGATTGTTATGTTACGTAATCATGTAATATACATGATtgtgaaaatataagataaaaaaaattatgttattttcaCAACCGTTGGATGAAAATCCAATGATTATGTAACATAACAAAAGCCTTATCTTAATCATCATAATCAAACTGTGCTATATGTTTAACAGTTCGACTGAAAACCCCATATTGCCCTTTTGATTCTCCACCTTATCGAGCATTTATATATTCTACTCTTTTCGttaacattttctttctaaagaTCTTACACGCACATAAAAGGGCACTTGCTTAATTCATACTCAAAAGTTAGTTTAAGAGTTGAAGATTGTCTTAACTAAATAGTATCAACTGATGTGAGATATATTTCATAACACCCAACACCATGTGCAAAGCAATCTTTTTACCCTATCTTTGTTATGCGGTAAAAGTAGAGCAGGTGCACTTATATATTCTACTCTTTTCATTAACATCTTCTTTTTAAAGATCTTACACACACATAAAAGGGCACTTGCTTAATTCATACTCAAAAGTTAGTTTAAGAGTTGAAGATTGTCTTAACTAAATAGTATCAACTGATGTGAGATATATTTCATAACACCCAACACCATGTACAAACAATCTTTTTACCCTATCTTTGTTATGCTGTAAAAGTAGAGTAGGTGCACTCCACTTGTATAAGAGTTTGGCTCTAATATCATGTGAAACCTAACTCATATTTAAAACTAGTTCAAATGTGGAGAATTGCCTTAAACTTTATAGAAAAGTAATAAGAAACCTAAGGCTGACAAAGTGCAAACAGAATGAACTATATTGCCATGTGATCCTATAGtgttaattgattattttattcttttccttaCCTTACAATGTTATAGTTCCTTTTGTTAGCCTTTCTCAGATTTTTTCCATTGAAAAATTAGTGCTCAAACTTGTACTATTAACCCAATAACAAATGTAATTTGATGTGGAATATTTTTTCCCATCAATATTTACATTATTGTCCCACGCatgaattcttttatttaaatcaaaattacccttattcAAACCTATATAAGaacttttatattaattagttgtggCGCCTCTTCAACTTTCATCACATTCTTATCCAAGTTCATTATTTGAGGGGTAAATATATTATCTAAATAATCTCAAATGacttttacaaaaaatattttggaagaGTAAGACTTATAATGTCTCACTTTATTAGAGgtatctttaatttcttattaattaaaattatcttatACAATAGAAAAGCgttgaattagaaaaataaaattcagccCACCTAAAAATATGTTGTTAGCTTTGCCACTGCTCATATCAAAAGGGAGATTGTCAGTTTTCCCctaacaatataattttacagtATCACCCTTTTGTTAAATACagttttattcatatttattataaattaaataaaatttataaatagaaattaaaataaaaatttaaagaataaaaataagacaTGTATGTTTcgatgtgaataaaaaattaataataagatatttttcttatacttttgttactttttgaacatatttcttataataaatatttgttttatatttccaagataaattatcaaataaatgatccatttgcccttttttttgggtaaaagcGCATTTAGTCcctttattttaagattagtatctatttgttcttatatttttaaaaatatctcaaaacatCCATGttgttaaagtattgataactctaccgttactttttatttcttttggcttacttttacaatattacccttttataataatttttttgtttggacattaataacaagaaaataattaaattaccaatttaagtatttaaccctaaaaataaaaaaaatttatattaatttttaattttcaaaaattaaattgtcaaaaattgtatgcaaactaccaactgtgcaaatggtgcttgcaaaaaaattaatataatttttttttattttctagggttaaattgataatttaattattttctttttattaatgtccaaaaaaattattataaaaggataATATCGTAAAAGTAAggcaaaagaaataaaaagtaacggtaggggtatcaatactttaatggCAGGGATATTtcgagatatttttaaaaatataaggactaaatgggcactaatattaaaatatagggactaaatgagcttttatcccttttttccttcaattttttttgtgctaAGAAAgtttttagatattaataGTAGAAAAGTAAGTGGTATATATTGATTTcgataaaatttgtttatatcataatattttcttgATCTGTcccaacttaaaaaaatagatttctCCCATAATCTCAACTGTTAGGTAATCAAATACACAAAATGTGTTTAGTAGCTAATTTATGGAATATACTTTAAAAACACATAACATGCAGCTCGAAACCACATAATTCAATGATttcatgttaaaatttattgtaagcTTAACTTGTATcatcaattaatcaatttcatGTATATCACTTGATGTGGATACTACAAGTAAACACCATTTATATAATCAACAACTCAAATTAAATGATTATCTAATTTGTATTGGCTCATGCAAACTTATTTCATGCAATGATCCGCGGGTGTTATTCGATTTAAGATGAAATTCCATATTAGACCGTTTGGATTCAATATGTTTGTAGGTCGCTGATATACAAACATAAAACTGGGGTCCACAagttacaaatttattaagtaTTATTCAAAGacaataaatttcaaaaacaaaatcgatgaatattaaaaatttgtgtagttgaaaattcaagaaagaaAAGGGTACAGTTGTTTTGGTATAGCAAATGGGAAGGTAGCACGTCACCTTTAATTTGGGCATATACAAGGGAGCATGTGGCTAGTCACTGTATATAAATAGAAAGCTGCAGTTAATGGTTGGATTTGAAGGAGGCAAACAAATCTTTTAGCGGAGGAAAATAAGATatatagaagaagaaaatgggaaGGTCTCCTTGTTGTGATGAGAGTGGCCTAAAGAAAGGTCCTTGGACTTCCGACGAAGATCAGAAACTTGTCAAATACATTCAAAAACATGGCCATGGTAGCTGGAGAGCTCTCCCAAAACTTGCAGGTACCATATATATCCAAAATGATCAATAAAGATTTTAGAGTTACTGTTTTCTGTCCACTTTATGTCTTATTCTCAAGTctcaattttatgtttttgcttttttacaGGTCTTAATAGATGTGGGAAGAGTTGTAGATTAAGGTGGACAAATTACTTGAGGCCTGATATCAAGAgaggaaaattttcacaaGAAGAAGAGCAAACAATTCTCAATCTCCATTCCATCCTTGGcaacaagtaattttttttaacattaattttcgTTTTTGTATCTTGAAATTTACTTTATGCACGTGtacttataattatttttttcttttatcatttagaTGGTCAGCAATTGCAGGCCACCTACCCGGAAGAACTGACAATGAAATCAAGAACTTTTGGAACACTCATCTGAAGAAGAAGCTTATCCAGATGGGGTTTGATCCGATGACTCACCGACCGCGAACTGATGTATTCTCAAGCTTGCCCCATCTTATAGCTTTGGCTAACCTAAAAGAGCTTATGGAGAATCACACATGGGAAGAGCAAGCTGTGAGATTACAAGCTGAAATGACAAAGCTTCAATATTTGCAATATCTTCTTCAACCCTCCAGCTCAAACAGCTTAAATAATAGCTCATCATCAGCTTTCACTGATATTGATAGcattaatctttttaattcaCTTTCATCATCTACTCAATGGGATATGGGGTCTGCCTCTCTTCAAAATCTCAGCAACCCATCAGTTTCTTTCTCTCATATGCCAGATTTACAAGTTCCTTGTAGCTATCAAACACCATTGAACAAAAATAGTACTGATAATACAGTTCATGGTGCTGAGTTCCCATTGTTGAGCCAAGGAGAGAGCTTTTCGC
This window contains:
- the LOC102627389 gene encoding transcription factor MYB93 encodes the protein MGRSPCCDESGLKKGPWTSDEDQKLVKYIQKHGHGSWRALPKLAGLNRCGKSCRLRWTNYLRPDIKRGKFSQEEEQTILNLHSILGNKWSAIAGHLPGRTDNEIKNFWNTHLKKKLIQMGFDPMTHRPRTDVFSSLPHLIALANLKELMENHTWEEQAVRLQAEMTKLQYLQYLLQPSSSNSLNNSSSSAFTDIDSINLFNSLSSSTQWDMGSASLQNLSNPSVSFSHMPDLQVPCSYQTPLNKNSTDNTVHGAEFPLLSQGESFSPKSPWQQLAAASSATPSPPSMAPPPLTESSINNLVDACSTSSSYGGSVVAAPSVWPELLLEDPLFHEIA